The Providencia sp. PROV188 genome includes a region encoding these proteins:
- a CDS encoding DsbA family protein: MNTITLHYIYDPYCGWCYAAAPLIAIAANHPNIHLELHGGGMLAGSARLHLDDQFRQYILQSDKRIAAMTGQVFGDDYIAMLHQPNVVMDSAPPQTAILAATKQGKGVEMLKALQKAHYVSGRQIKQPEVLAEVAQEIGLNIDQFQKDYAQCAQTETDAHIAQSKQLLGQSGASGFPTLLIEQQGKWLRVPLQNYLGEPEKWQQFLDSLVKAAN, translated from the coding sequence ATGAACACAATTACCCTACATTATATTTATGACCCTTACTGTGGCTGGTGTTATGCCGCTGCGCCGTTAATTGCCATTGCTGCTAATCACCCAAATATTCACCTAGAATTGCACGGTGGCGGAATGCTTGCGGGTAGTGCACGCCTACACCTTGATGACCAATTCCGTCAATATATTTTGCAATCAGATAAACGCATTGCAGCAATGACGGGACAAGTTTTTGGTGATGACTACATCGCCATGTTACATCAGCCAAACGTCGTGATGGATTCCGCGCCACCACAAACCGCCATTTTGGCGGCAACAAAGCAAGGCAAAGGCGTTGAAATGCTTAAAGCGTTGCAGAAAGCTCACTACGTTTCAGGTCGCCAGATTAAACAGCCCGAAGTCTTAGCCGAAGTGGCGCAAGAAATTGGTTTAAATATTGACCAGTTCCAAAAAGATTATGCCCAATGTGCACAAACGGAAACCGACGCTCATATTGCACAAAGTAAGCAATTACTTGGGCAATCTGGCGCTTCTGGCTTCCCAACGCTACTGATCGAACAGCAAGGCAAATGGCTGCGCGTACCGCTGCAAAACTACCTTGGCGAGCCAGAAAAATGGCAGCAATTTTTAGACTCACTGGTGAAAGCTGCTAATTAG
- a CDS encoding YqgE/AlgH family protein has translation MNLQNHFLIAMPSLTDPYFDHSVVYICEHNENGAMGLVINKPIEDFSVATMLKKLEIDVSDNTNTRNLEKMVIAGGPVSEEHGFIIHTPVAGYAASLRLNDHVMVTTSKDILETLGSEQHPMNSLVTLGYSSWEPGQLENEIMENSWLTVKADPKLIFDTPLNERWKAAGNLLGIDIHNISMQAGHA, from the coding sequence ATGAATTTACAGAATCATTTTTTAATTGCCATGCCTTCACTGACGGATCCTTATTTCGACCATTCCGTGGTGTATATCTGCGAACATAATGAAAATGGCGCAATGGGCCTCGTGATCAACAAGCCTATTGAAGATTTTTCTGTCGCAACCATGCTGAAAAAGCTGGAAATTGACGTGTCTGACAACACCAACACGCGAAACCTTGAAAAAATGGTAATTGCGGGCGGACCTGTTTCTGAAGAGCACGGGTTTATTATCCATACCCCTGTTGCAGGCTATGCGGCAAGTTTACGCCTCAATGACCATGTTATGGTAACAACCTCTAAAGATATTTTAGAAACATTAGGCAGTGAACAGCATCCCATGAATTCTTTAGTGACGCTCGGTTATTCAAGTTGGGAACCTGGGCAATTAGAAAATGAAATCATGGAAAATAGCTGGTTGACTGTTAAAGCGGATCCTAAACTGATTTTTGATACGCCGTTAAACGAACGTTGGAAAGCCGCAGGTAACCTTTTAGGCATCGACATTCATAATATCTCCATGCAAGCGGGGCATGCTTAA
- a CDS encoding YggT family protein — protein MQTIVFVVTTLIQLYIFVLLLRVWMQCVRADFYNPFSQFVVKATQPIVGPLRRLIPSVGSIDTATLLVAFVLAIADIIFGMWATNMLPAIGLTLLPMGLILLLTYIGKLIFWMILIRAILSWVSQGRNPVDYLLFQLTEPLMAPIRRIIPAMGGLDFSAMIVMFILIALNYLRVDISLMIDPALTAMLFSVGIM, from the coding sequence ATGCAGACTATCGTTTTTGTTGTTACCACCCTGATTCAACTGTACATCTTTGTGCTTCTGCTCAGAGTATGGATGCAGTGCGTTCGCGCCGATTTCTATAACCCATTCTCGCAGTTTGTAGTTAAAGCCACTCAACCTATCGTGGGGCCTTTACGCCGCCTAATTCCATCTGTTGGCTCCATTGATACTGCAACCCTGCTGGTGGCGTTTGTACTAGCAATTGCTGACATTATCTTTGGCATGTGGGCAACCAATATGCTGCCGGCCATCGGTCTAACCTTACTGCCAATGGGATTAATTCTCTTACTGACTTATATCGGTAAATTGATTTTCTGGATGATTTTAATTCGCGCCATTTTAAGTTGGGTCAGCCAAGGTCGTAATCCTGTCGATTATTTACTGTTCCAATTAACTGAACCGTTAATGGCACCGATTCGTCGCATTATCCCAGCCATGGGCGGGTTAGATTTCTCTGCGATGATTGTGATGTTTATTTTGATCGCCCTGAACTACTTACGCGTTGATATCTCTTTAATGATTGACCCTGCGTTAACCGCCATGCTGTTCTCCGTCGGCATTATGTAA
- the rsmE gene encoding 16S rRNA (uracil(1498)-N(3))-methyltransferase — protein sequence MRVPRIYHPEPLQINTTISLCDDAANHVGRVLRMTAGQQLELFDGSNHIFRAEITEATKKNVFVTIQDSTLDDRESPLDIHLGQVMSRGEKMEFTIQKSVELGVNTITPLLSERCGVRLDGERLEKKLQQWQKIAIAACEQSGRNRIPEIRPVQSLEAWCAENDGAFKINLHPRASESINTLPTDLKHVRLLIGPEGGLSADEIAMTANYQFTDILLGPRVLRTETTALTAITALQVRLGDLG from the coding sequence ATGCGCGTTCCACGCATTTATCACCCAGAGCCACTCCAAATTAACACTACCATTTCGCTTTGTGATGATGCAGCCAACCATGTGGGTCGAGTTCTTCGCATGACAGCCGGACAACAGCTAGAATTATTTGATGGAAGCAACCATATATTCCGCGCTGAAATTACAGAAGCAACGAAAAAAAATGTGTTTGTCACTATCCAAGACAGCACATTGGATGACCGTGAATCCCCATTAGATATCCACCTTGGGCAAGTGATGTCCCGCGGTGAAAAAATGGAATTTACCATTCAAAAATCCGTTGAACTTGGCGTTAACACAATCACACCACTGCTTTCAGAACGTTGTGGCGTACGCCTTGATGGCGAGCGTTTAGAGAAAAAATTACAGCAGTGGCAAAAAATTGCCATTGCTGCCTGTGAGCAAAGTGGTCGCAACCGCATTCCTGAAATTCGCCCCGTTCAATCCCTTGAAGCGTGGTGTGCGGAAAATGACGGCGCGTTTAAAATTAATTTACACCCTCGGGCAAGTGAGAGCATCAACACGCTCCCCACTGATTTAAAGCACGTAAGATTACTGATAGGTCCAGAAGGTGGCTTATCTGCTGACGAAATTGCCATGACAGCCAATTATCAATTTACTGATATCCTGTTAGGGCCACGAGTATTACGAACTGAAACGACCGCGCTAACCGCTATAACGGCATTACAAGTGCGTTTAGGTGACTTGGGTTAA
- the hemW gene encoding radical SAM family heme chaperone HemW: MLKLPPLSLYIHIPWCVQKCPYCDFNSHTLKGEIPQTEYVEHLLSDLDKDVALIGVRPVKTIFIGGGTPSLLTAESMQMLMDGVRQRVNLDPEAEVTMEANPGTVEADRFAGYQAAGINRISIGVQSFGDDKLIMLGRIHGPNEAKRAALLATNLNLRSFNLDLMHGLPSQTRDEGLSDLRQAIELAPPHLSWYQLTIEPNTQFGSRPPRLPDDDTLWDIYTEGHKLLTAAGYQQYETSAYAKADYQCEHNLNYWRFGDYLGIGCGAHGKITSTDGQILRTVKTKHPRGYMEGRYLDNQYNVENEDRPFEYFMNRFRLLEAMPRREFTEYTGLAESVVRPAIDEALAKGYISETADEWQITEHGKLFLNSLLELFLGEE; this comes from the coding sequence ATGCTTAAGCTTCCTCCATTAAGCCTGTATATCCACATTCCTTGGTGTGTACAAAAGTGTCCGTATTGTGATTTCAACTCACATACTCTTAAGGGGGAAATCCCTCAAACTGAGTATGTTGAGCATTTACTTAGCGATCTTGATAAGGACGTGGCGCTGATTGGCGTCCGTCCTGTCAAAACCATCTTTATTGGCGGCGGTACTCCGAGTTTATTAACCGCTGAATCCATGCAGATGTTGATGGATGGCGTTCGTCAGCGGGTGAATTTAGACCCTGAAGCGGAAGTCACCATGGAAGCCAACCCCGGCACCGTGGAAGCTGACCGCTTTGCAGGCTACCAAGCTGCGGGGATCAACCGCATTTCTATCGGCGTACAAAGTTTTGGCGATGATAAACTGATCATGTTGGGGCGTATTCATGGTCCCAACGAAGCCAAGCGTGCGGCTCTGCTCGCCACCAACTTAAATCTACGCAGCTTTAATTTGGATTTAATGCACGGCTTACCGTCACAAACTCGCGACGAAGGGCTATCGGATTTACGTCAAGCTATTGAACTCGCTCCGCCGCATCTTTCTTGGTACCAGCTAACCATTGAGCCGAACACACAGTTTGGTTCTCGCCCGCCACGTTTACCGGATGACGATACCCTATGGGATATCTACACCGAAGGGCATAAATTACTGACAGCAGCGGGTTATCAGCAATATGAGACTTCCGCCTATGCCAAAGCAGATTATCAGTGCGAACATAACCTTAACTATTGGCGGTTTGGGGATTACCTCGGTATCGGCTGTGGCGCACATGGCAAAATAACCTCAACTGATGGGCAGATTTTACGTACTGTCAAAACCAAGCACCCGCGGGGTTATATGGAAGGTCGTTATCTTGATAATCAATATAATGTCGAGAACGAAGACCGCCCATTCGAGTATTTTATGAACCGTTTCCGGTTACTTGAAGCAATGCCTCGCCGTGAATTTACTGAATATACCGGTCTGGCAGAGTCTGTGGTTCGCCCTGCTATCGATGAAGCCTTAGCCAAAGGCTATATCTCAGAAACCGCTGATGAATGGCAAATTACCGAACATGGAAAATTATTCTTAAACTCCCTTTTAGAGCTGTTTTTAGGGGAAGAATAA
- the ruvX gene encoding Holliday junction resolvase RuvX, whose translation MSARTLLAFDFGTKSIGVAVGQEITGTARALASLKASDGRPDWSQIEKLLKEWQPQLVIVGLPLNMDGTEQLVTSQARNFANRIHGRFGVQVQLHDERLSTVEAKSGLFEQGGYRALSKGKVDSASAVVILESWFEQNY comes from the coding sequence ATGTCAGCAAGAACTTTATTAGCGTTTGATTTTGGAACGAAAAGTATTGGTGTCGCTGTCGGTCAAGAGATCACCGGTACCGCTCGCGCATTAGCCTCATTAAAAGCCAGCGATGGCAGACCCGACTGGTCACAAATTGAAAAATTGCTCAAAGAGTGGCAACCGCAGCTGGTGATCGTTGGTCTTCCTTTAAATATGGATGGCACTGAGCAGCTCGTTACTAGCCAAGCACGTAATTTTGCCAATCGCATTCACGGGCGCTTTGGTGTGCAGGTTCAGCTACATGATGAAAGGTTGTCTACCGTAGAAGCGAAATCGGGACTGTTTGAGCAAGGTGGCTATCGCGCACTAAGTAAAGGCAAAGTGGATTCTGCCTCTGCGGTGGTGATTTTAGAAAGTTGGTTTGAACAAAATTACTAA
- a CDS encoding XTP/dITP diphosphatase, which produces MQKVVLATGNPGKVNELADLLREFGMDIVAQTSLGVESAEETGLTFIENAILKARHAAAQTGLPAIADDSGISVDALGGAPGIYSARYAGEDATDQQNLDKLLDAMKDVPDEQRQAQFNCVLVYLRHAEDPTPLVFHGRWHGVLTREAKGQGGFGYDPIFYVPELGCTSAELTKAEKQAVSHRGKALAMMLDALKNA; this is translated from the coding sequence ATGCAAAAAGTTGTATTAGCCACTGGTAACCCGGGCAAAGTTAATGAATTAGCGGATTTACTTCGCGAGTTTGGCATGGATATCGTCGCTCAAACCAGCCTTGGAGTTGAGTCCGCGGAAGAAACCGGATTAACCTTTATCGAGAACGCAATTTTAAAAGCTCGCCATGCTGCGGCACAAACAGGCTTACCCGCCATCGCTGATGATTCCGGTATTTCTGTTGATGCATTAGGCGGCGCGCCGGGGATTTACTCTGCGCGTTATGCGGGGGAAGATGCGACTGACCAACAAAACCTCGATAAGCTTCTCGATGCCATGAAAGATGTGCCGGATGAGCAGCGCCAAGCGCAATTTAACTGCGTGTTAGTCTATCTGCGTCATGCCGAAGACCCGACACCGTTAGTGTTTCATGGTCGCTGGCACGGAGTATTAACCCGTGAAGCGAAGGGGCAAGGTGGCTTTGGCTATGACCCAATTTTCTACGTGCCAGAATTAGGCTGCACGTCTGCAGAATTGACTAAAGCTGAAAAACAGGCGGTATCACACCGCGGTAAAGCCCTTGCGATGATGTTGGATGCCCTGAAAAATGCTTAA
- a CDS encoding MBL fold metallo-hydrolase: MKLSTVLTATAFATATHFAQATNLTLDVYNPGNNSVFPVSSEIISGDKEVVLIDAQFQNNDAQQLVDKIKKLDKKLTTIYISHSDPDYYFGLETLTKAFPDAKVVATQQTVDAINATKDGKLAYWGGVLKNEAPSKVVVPEVIKTNHFTVDGETLEIKGLDGASPDRSYVWVPSLKAVVGGVVVSDNIHVWVADTQTKQSRQDWQQTLESIKALKPSVVVPGHFTGKSKMDLASVTFTQKYLTDFEKANSQSKDSAELIKKMETLYPNLDDKSSLELGAKVVKGEMQWPQ, from the coding sequence ATGAAACTATCGACTGTATTAACTGCAACCGCCTTTGCTACTGCCACACATTTTGCTCAGGCTACTAACTTAACTTTAGATGTTTATAACCCGGGCAATAACAGCGTGTTCCCTGTCTCCTCTGAAATTATCAGCGGCGATAAAGAAGTGGTTTTGATTGATGCACAATTCCAAAACAATGATGCCCAGCAGTTGGTCGATAAAATCAAAAAGCTGGATAAAAAGCTGACCACCATTTATATCAGTCACTCAGACCCAGACTACTATTTTGGTTTAGAAACACTGACTAAAGCCTTCCCTGATGCCAAAGTGGTTGCGACTCAACAAACCGTTGATGCGATTAACGCCACTAAAGATGGCAAACTGGCTTACTGGGGCGGCGTCTTAAAAAATGAAGCACCAAGCAAAGTTGTGGTGCCTGAAGTTATCAAAACCAATCACTTCACTGTGGATGGTGAAACGTTAGAAATTAAAGGGTTAGATGGCGCATCACCAGACAGAAGCTACGTTTGGGTGCCTTCACTCAAAGCGGTTGTCGGGGGTGTCGTTGTTTCTGACAATATCCACGTTTGGGTTGCCGACACTCAAACCAAGCAATCGCGCCAAGATTGGCAACAAACACTAGAAAGTATCAAAGCGCTAAAACCAAGTGTGGTTGTTCCGGGACACTTTACAGGTAAATCCAAAATGGATCTGGCGAGTGTGACCTTTACCCAAAAATATTTAACGGACTTTGAAAAAGCTAACAGCCAAAGTAAAGATTCCGCAGAACTTATCAAGAAAATGGAAACTCTCTACCCAAACTTGGATGATAAATCCAGCTTAGAATTAGGCGCTAAAGTGGTAAAAGGCGAAATGCAGTGGCCACAATAA
- a CDS encoding prepilin peptidase, which produces MIDAVNGFLIPMSLVTLLSLLSAWLTTRLLREIPARYFDLPGISIYVNWVWIGYWILGAGIVLLGYPPSALALLFLFFNLVIPLGLIDLKTGYLPDVLNYPLLVFGLLFQWGMPAGNLLSAIYALLFSYIGLVAITTLVEKIRRRPQMGRGDFKLITACATWLGLFYLPYFLGLAASLGLLHFLWRAWREKKERRGKQKFVRSIPFGPAIIGSASFWLLLSWHPN; this is translated from the coding sequence ATGATTGATGCCGTAAATGGATTTTTAATACCTATGTCGTTAGTCACATTATTGTCCCTCTTGTCAGCGTGGCTGACAACTCGGTTACTAAGGGAAATTCCCGCCCGTTATTTTGATTTACCGGGTATTAGCATTTACGTCAATTGGGTATGGATAGGTTATTGGATATTGGGCGCGGGGATTGTGCTCCTTGGTTATCCACCTTCGGCTCTCGCTTTATTATTTCTGTTTTTCAACTTGGTTATTCCACTAGGTTTAATCGACTTAAAAACAGGTTATTTGCCAGATGTCCTCAATTATCCGTTATTAGTTTTTGGTCTGTTGTTTCAATGGGGAATGCCAGCGGGAAATTTGTTATCCGCTATTTATGCGCTGCTCTTCAGTTACATTGGGTTAGTGGCTATTACGACGTTAGTAGAGAAAATTCGTCGGCGACCGCAAATGGGGAGAGGGGATTTTAAGTTAATTACCGCGTGTGCGACGTGGCTCGGTCTATTCTATCTTCCCTATTTTCTGGGGCTTGCGGCGAGCTTAGGTTTACTGCATTTTCTTTGGCGCGCATGGCGAGAAAAAAAGGAACGGCGAGGCAAACAGAAATTCGTGCGGAGCATTCCGTTTGGTCCCGCCATTATTGGTAGTGCCAGTTTTTGGCTGTTGCTTAGCTGGCATCCTAATTAG
- the gshB gene encoding glutathione synthase, producing the protein MIKLGIVMDPISSIKIKKDTSFAMMLEAARRGYEIHYMEMNDLYLHQGEARATTKIVTVEENPTKWYEFHSEQDIALSDLDAILMRKDPPFDTEYIYATYILERAEQAGSLIVNKPQSLRDCNEKLFTAWFPELTPDTLVTRSSEKLREFHKKHGDVIFKPLDGMGGASIFRLKKEDPNVGVIIETLTEHNSRYCMAQNFLPAIKEGDKRVLVVDGEPVPYCLARIPAQGETRGNLAAGGRGEARPLTESDWAIARAVAPTLKEKGLIFVGLDIIGDRLTEINVTSPTCAREIEAAFDISITGMLMDAIERRLKK; encoded by the coding sequence ATGATCAAGCTCGGCATAGTAATGGATCCTATTTCATCCATTAAAATCAAGAAAGACACCAGTTTTGCAATGATGCTGGAAGCTGCACGCCGCGGTTATGAAATCCATTATATGGAGATGAACGACCTGTACCTGCACCAAGGTGAAGCCCGTGCGACCACAAAGATCGTGACGGTAGAAGAGAACCCAACCAAATGGTATGAGTTCCATTCAGAACAAGATATCGCCCTGAGCGACCTTGATGCCATTTTAATGCGAAAAGATCCGCCATTTGATACTGAATATATTTACGCGACTTACATTCTTGAGCGCGCAGAGCAAGCGGGCAGCTTGATTGTCAACAAGCCACAAAGCCTACGTGACTGTAACGAGAAGCTGTTTACGGCATGGTTCCCTGAGTTAACGCCAGATACCTTAGTCACTCGTAGCTCTGAAAAACTGCGTGAATTCCATAAAAAACACGGCGACGTGATTTTTAAACCGCTGGACGGTATGGGCGGCGCGTCTATTTTCCGTTTGAAGAAAGAAGACCCGAACGTTGGCGTTATCATCGAAACGTTAACGGAGCACAATTCCCGTTATTGCATGGCGCAAAACTTCTTACCTGCCATTAAAGAGGGTGACAAACGTGTGCTGGTGGTTGATGGTGAACCTGTGCCATATTGCCTCGCGCGTATTCCAGCACAAGGGGAAACCCGTGGAAACCTCGCAGCGGGTGGCCGTGGTGAAGCCCGTCCATTAACAGAAAGTGACTGGGCGATTGCTCGCGCTGTCGCACCGACCTTAAAAGAAAAAGGTCTGATTTTCGTGGGTCTGGATATTATCGGTGATCGCTTGACTGAAATTAACGTCACGAGCCCAACCTGCGCCCGTGAAATTGAAGCTGCATTTGATATCTCCATCACCGGTATGTTGATGGATGCGATTGAGCGCCGCCTGAAAAAATAA
- the proC gene encoding pyrroline-5-carboxylate reductase has translation MQHRKIAFIGAGNMANAIIAGLVAHGYPASMITVCSPTPVRRDKMAQDYGIISTNDNFTAAQQADVIVLAVKPQMMKEVCEPLQKLTNLENKLILTIAAGIPAARYNDYFAHSLRLVRIMPNTPSLVGKGVSGLFAQSNVSEDDKQFTQQLMESVGSTTWCTKESEINNIIALTGSSPAYFFLFMESMQQKAEQLGYDEKQARELVLNAIEGSVALAKSQGDTPFSTLREQVTSKGGTTAMALEQFYQGHLPQTVANAMQSAIDRAEEMEKLF, from the coding sequence ATGCAACATCGCAAAATTGCCTTTATTGGCGCGGGAAATATGGCGAATGCCATTATTGCGGGTCTTGTGGCTCATGGCTATCCTGCATCGATGATCACCGTCTGTTCACCAACCCCTGTGCGTCGTGACAAAATGGCGCAAGACTACGGCATCATTAGCACTAATGATAATTTCACTGCCGCCCAACAAGCAGACGTGATTGTGCTTGCCGTCAAACCGCAAATGATGAAAGAGGTTTGTGAGCCATTACAGAAACTCACAAACTTAGAAAACAAGCTGATTTTAACCATCGCAGCGGGTATTCCTGCTGCTCGTTATAATGACTATTTCGCCCATTCACTGCGTTTAGTGCGCATTATGCCAAATACCCCATCATTGGTAGGCAAAGGCGTTAGTGGCTTGTTTGCTCAATCGAATGTTTCTGAAGATGATAAGCAATTTACTCAGCAATTGATGGAAAGCGTCGGTTCAACAACCTGGTGTACCAAAGAGAGCGAAATCAACAATATCATTGCGTTAACCGGTAGCTCCCCCGCTTACTTTTTCTTGTTTATGGAATCCATGCAGCAAAAAGCCGAGCAGCTTGGTTATGATGAAAAACAAGCTCGCGAGCTGGTTCTTAATGCCATTGAAGGCTCCGTGGCATTAGCGAAATCACAGGGAGATACCCCATTTTCAACCTTGCGTGAGCAAGTCACCTCTAAAGGCGGTACCACCGCAATGGCTTTAGAGCAATTTTACCAAGGTCATCTACCGCAAACCGTCGCCAACGCTATGCAAAGCGCGATTGACCGTGCGGAAGAAATGGAAAAACTTTTTTAA
- a CDS encoding YggS family pyridoxal phosphate-dependent enzyme encodes MTIQKNLSDVTERIHLAATECHRSPQDITLLAVSKTKPCEAILEAIEAGQRQFGENYVQEGVEKIQHFAERTDLVWHFIGPLQSNKSRLVAEHFDWFHTLDRVKIAQRINEQRPQDKAPLNVLIQINISDENSKSGITLEEVNELAAQVAQLPNLVLRGLMTIPAPETDYERQCAAFRQMEQAFEQLKANYPTVDTLSMGMTDDMRAAIHCGSTLVRIGTAIFGARQYHN; translated from the coding sequence ATGACCATTCAAAAAAACCTATCTGATGTCACTGAGCGTATTCATCTTGCTGCAACCGAGTGTCACCGCTCCCCTCAAGATATTACCCTGTTAGCTGTGAGTAAAACCAAACCTTGTGAAGCCATTCTGGAAGCCATTGAGGCGGGTCAGCGCCAATTTGGTGAAAACTATGTGCAAGAAGGCGTGGAGAAAATCCAGCACTTTGCAGAAAGAACCGACTTAGTTTGGCACTTTATTGGCCCACTACAGTCCAATAAAAGTCGCTTAGTGGCAGAACATTTTGATTGGTTCCATACTTTAGATCGCGTCAAAATCGCTCAACGTATAAATGAGCAGCGCCCTCAAGATAAAGCGCCGCTGAATGTGCTGATCCAAATTAATATTAGCGATGAAAACAGCAAGTCTGGAATAACCCTTGAGGAAGTAAATGAGCTTGCGGCTCAAGTCGCCCAATTACCCAATTTAGTGTTACGTGGGTTAATGACCATTCCAGCCCCAGAAACCGATTATGAGCGCCAATGCGCAGCGTTTCGCCAAATGGAACAGGCATTCGAGCAGTTGAAAGCTAACTATCCGACTGTGGATACCTTATCCATGGGAATGACCGACGATATGCGCGCCGCAATCCACTGCGGGTCGACCCTTGTCCGCATCGGCACTGCAATTTTTGGCGCCCGTCAGTACCATAATTAA